The following are from one region of the Paraglaciecola sp. L1A13 genome:
- the rpsB gene encoding 30S ribosomal protein S2, translating to MANVSMRDMLQAGVHFGHQTRYWNPKMKPFIFGARNKVHIINLEKTVPLFNNALNYIGGVASKKGKILFVGTKRAASDAVRDAAVKCDQFYVNKRWLGGMLTNWKTVRQSIKRLKDLEQQSQDGTFDKITKKEVLMLQREMAKLENSLGGIKNMGGLPDCLFVVDADHEHIAITEARNLGIPVVSIVDTNSNPDGVDYIIPGNDDAIRAVQLYLNTAADAVIEGREKNIEVQAEEGEFVEAAE from the coding sequence ATGGCAAATGTATCAATGCGCGACATGCTTCAAGCCGGCGTTCACTTCGGTCACCAAACACGTTACTGGAACCCAAAAATGAAACCTTTCATCTTTGGCGCTCGTAACAAAGTTCACATCATTAACTTAGAAAAAACAGTTCCGTTGTTCAACAATGCGTTGAACTACATTGGCGGTGTTGCTTCTAAAAAAGGTAAAATCCTTTTTGTTGGTACTAAACGCGCAGCAAGTGATGCCGTTCGTGACGCAGCAGTTAAATGTGATCAATTCTACGTTAACAAACGTTGGTTGGGCGGCATGTTGACTAACTGGAAAACAGTTCGTCAATCAATCAAACGCTTGAAAGATCTAGAACAACAAAGCCAAGACGGCACGTTCGACAAAATCACTAAAAAAGAAGTGCTTATGTTACAACGTGAAATGGCTAAGCTAGAAAACAGCTTGGGCGGAATCAAAAACATGGGTGGTCTTCCTGACTGTCTTTTCGTTGTTGATGCCGATCACGAGCACATTGCGATTACCGAAGCGCGTAACCTTGGTATTCCAGTTGTTTCTATCGTCGACACTAACTCAAATCCAGATGGTGTTGATTACATCATTCCTGGTAACGATGATGCGATCCGTGCAGTTCAACTTTATTTGAACACTGCTGCTGACGCTGTTATCGAAGGTCGTGAGAAAAACATTGAAGTACAGGCTGAAGAAGGTGAGTTTGTTGAAGCTGCTGAGTAA
- the tsf gene encoding translation elongation factor Ts has translation MAVTAALVKELRERTAAGMLDCKNALVETDGDIELAIENMRKNGQAKAAKKAGRIAAEGVILTKVANGVATMIELNSETDFVARDDGFVAFGNQLIEVASANRVNDIETLNNSIVNGVKVSDARDTLVAKIGENISPRRVVSVEGENLGAYVHSARIGVIAILKGGDEELAKDIAMHVAAANPQFVKPTDVPAEVVAKEKEIQLDIAMQSGKPAEIAEKMVSGRMNKFTSEVSLTGQPFIKDPSMTVAQLLKAKNADVINFVRFEVGEGIEKKEEDFAAEVAAQMAAAKK, from the coding sequence ATGGCAGTGACAGCAGCCCTAGTTAAAGAATTACGCGAGCGTACCGCTGCAGGTATGTTGGATTGTAAAAATGCACTTGTTGAAACCGACGGTGACATTGAACTTGCGATCGAGAATATGCGCAAGAACGGTCAAGCAAAAGCCGCTAAAAAAGCAGGTCGTATCGCCGCTGAAGGCGTTATTTTGACCAAAGTTGCAAACGGCGTTGCAACTATGATTGAATTGAACAGTGAAACTGATTTTGTTGCTCGTGATGACGGCTTCGTAGCGTTCGGTAACCAACTAATCGAAGTAGCATCAGCGAACAGAGTTAATGATATCGAAACATTGAACAACTCAATTGTTAATGGCGTTAAAGTTAGCGATGCCCGTGACACATTAGTTGCTAAAATCGGTGAAAACATTTCTCCACGTCGTGTTGTTTCGGTTGAAGGTGAAAACCTTGGCGCATACGTACACAGTGCGCGTATCGGCGTTATTGCTATCCTTAAAGGTGGTGACGAAGAATTAGCAAAAGATATTGCTATGCACGTAGCGGCAGCTAATCCTCAGTTTGTTAAACCTACTGATGTACCAGCTGAAGTTGTTGCAAAAGAGAAAGAAATTCAACTTGATATCGCTATGCAGTCAGGCAAGCCTGCTGAGATAGCTGAGAAAATGGTTTCTGGTCGTATGAATAAGTTTACTTCAGAAGTTAGCTTAACGGGCCAACCATTCATCAAAGATCCTTCAATGACGGTTGCTCAGTTGCTTAAAGCTAAGAATGCAGACGTGATTAACTTCGTTCGTTTCGAAGTTGGCGAAGGTATTGAGAAGAAAGAAGAAGATTTTGCTGCTGAAGTAGCTGCACAAATGGCCGCTGCTAAGAAATAA
- the pyrH gene encoding UMP kinase, translated as MSTTPKHTYRRILLKLSGEALMGEEGFGIDPKVLERMAQEIKEIVELGIQVGLVIGGGNLFRGEGLAKAGMNRVVGDHMGMLATVMNGLAMRDALHRAFVNARLMSAIPLNGVCDAYNWAEAISLLKSGRVVIFAAGTGNPFFTTDSAACLRGIEIEADAVLKGTKVDGVYDSDPAKNPNAVMYDRLSYTEVLDKELKVMDLAAFTLARDHNIPIRVFNMNKPGCLRAVVLGEDVGTVICHPEK; from the coding sequence ATGAGTACAACACCTAAACATACCTATCGAAGAATTTTATTAAAACTAAGTGGCGAAGCCTTAATGGGCGAAGAAGGCTTTGGAATTGATCCCAAGGTACTTGAGCGTATGGCTCAAGAAATAAAAGAAATAGTTGAATTGGGCATCCAAGTTGGTTTAGTCATAGGCGGCGGTAACTTATTCCGTGGTGAAGGACTTGCTAAAGCAGGCATGAATCGCGTTGTTGGCGATCACATGGGTATGCTAGCAACCGTTATGAATGGCTTAGCTATGCGAGACGCCCTGCACAGAGCTTTCGTAAACGCGCGCTTGATGTCTGCCATTCCTTTGAATGGCGTTTGTGATGCCTACAATTGGGCTGAAGCTATCAGTTTGTTGAAATCTGGTCGTGTAGTTATTTTTGCTGCAGGTACAGGTAACCCATTCTTTACAACCGATTCAGCTGCTTGTTTACGTGGTATCGAAATAGAAGCTGATGCGGTACTAAAAGGCACTAAAGTCGATGGCGTATATGATTCTGACCCAGCAAAGAATCCAAATGCCGTTATGTATGACAGATTGTCGTACACTGAAGTATTAGATAAAGAATTAAAAGTGATGGATTTAGCGGCGTTCACTTTAGCGCGTGACCACAATATCCCTATCCGTGTTTTCAACATGAATAAACCCGGCTGCTTACGAGCAGTTGTGCTTGGTGAAGATGTTGGCACCGTAATTTGCCATCCAGAAAAATAA
- the frr gene encoding ribosome recycling factor has translation MIDEINVDARERMEKSILALRGQFAKIRTGRAHPSLLDSIMVPYYGAPTPLKQLANVIAEDSRTLALTVFDKSSAQAVEKAIMQSDLGLNPMSAGTVIRIPMPALTEERRKSLIRVVRGEAEGGRVAVRNIRRDANGDLKELLKEKEISEDDAHRGEDAIQKLTDEFVKQIDDILAAKETELMEV, from the coding sequence ATGATTGATGAAATCAATGTAGATGCGCGTGAGCGCATGGAAAAAAGTATTCTTGCACTGCGTGGACAATTTGCCAAAATTCGTACCGGTCGTGCTCATCCTAGTTTGTTAGACAGCATTATGGTGCCTTATTACGGTGCACCCACTCCGTTAAAACAGCTTGCTAACGTCATCGCGGAAGATTCCCGCACATTAGCCCTGACAGTTTTTGATAAAAGCTCAGCTCAAGCCGTTGAAAAAGCCATTATGCAATCTGATCTTGGTTTGAACCCCATGAGTGCAGGGACGGTTATTCGTATTCCTATGCCAGCACTTACTGAAGAACGCCGCAAAAGTTTAATACGTGTAGTGCGTGGCGAAGCAGAAGGCGGTCGTGTAGCCGTGCGTAATATTCGTCGTGATGCTAACGGTGATCTTAAAGAGTTATTGAAAGAGAAAGAAATTAGTGAAGATGACGCTCACCGCGGTGAAGATGCCATCCAGAAGCTGACTGATGAATTCGTTAAACAGATTGATGATATATTAGCAGCGAAAGAAACAGAGTTAATGGAAGTGTAG
- the uppS gene encoding polyprenyl diphosphate synthase: MNSESQLINKLMPQHVAIIMDGNGRWAKKKGKIRTFGHRAGVKGVRASVSFSLKNNIKVLTLFAFSSENWNRPQEEVGVLMELFKMVLSSEVKKLHKNNVRLRVIGDTSRFDKKLVEQIRDAELLTANNDALVLNIAANYGGRWEIINATKAIAEQVKAGSLDSNDIDENLFNGFTCCSDLPELDLLIRTGGETRISNFLLWQVAYAELYFTDTYWPDFNEDAFKLAIDNFADRQRRYGMTGEQVS; this comes from the coding sequence ATGAATTCAGAATCACAACTTATCAATAAACTCATGCCACAGCACGTTGCTATCATTATGGACGGCAACGGGCGGTGGGCTAAAAAGAAAGGCAAAATCCGTACCTTTGGCCATCGTGCCGGGGTCAAAGGTGTGCGAGCATCGGTGTCTTTCTCTCTTAAAAATAATATCAAAGTGTTAACGCTATTTGCCTTTAGCAGCGAAAATTGGAATCGCCCTCAAGAAGAAGTGGGTGTGCTGATGGAACTGTTTAAAATGGTGTTGAGCAGTGAAGTAAAAAAACTGCACAAAAATAATGTTAGGCTTCGTGTTATTGGTGACACCAGTCGTTTTGATAAAAAACTGGTTGAGCAAATTCGTGATGCAGAGCTTTTAACGGCAAATAACGACGCTTTGGTATTGAACATTGCTGCCAACTACGGCGGGCGCTGGGAAATCATTAATGCAACAAAAGCGATTGCTGAACAAGTAAAAGCAGGATCACTCGATAGCAATGACATCGATGAAAACCTATTTAATGGTTTTACTTGTTGTTCAGATTTACCTGAACTCGATTTATTGATTCGTACCGGCGGTGAAACGCGTATTAGTAACTTTCTTTTATGGCAAGTTGCCTACGCAGAATTGTATTTTACTGATACATATTGGCCGGATTTCAACGAAGATGCATTTAAACTTGCCATCGACAATTTTGCTGATAGGCAACGTCGTTACGGGATGACGGGCGAACAGGTTAGTTAA
- a CDS encoding phosphatidate cytidylyltransferase, which produces MLRERILTALVLAPLVLCSILFLPMIGFEIAMIGVLGLGAWEWANMSGFVTRQTKALYTFIIVAICGYFTFAIDVENIWYQGQLNSLYHYILGTAALWWFISLLMIIAYPRFSSFWRTRRGIQGLFGVLTLIPTWVAIVSLRTSLYDVDSFYGASLIFYVLGIVWAADIGAFFVGVKFGRTKLRPKVSPGKTFEGLMGGVGASSLIIAFAALHYAVDPSRIWINILIGGLTVAVSALGDLNESMLKRCAGIKDSGNLLPGHGGILDRIDSLTAAFPVFAFCYVSWMA; this is translated from the coding sequence ATGTTGAGAGAACGTATTCTAACCGCTCTAGTGTTAGCACCGCTGGTATTGTGTTCGATATTATTTCTACCCATGATTGGTTTCGAAATCGCTATGATTGGTGTGCTAGGCCTTGGAGCTTGGGAATGGGCCAATATGTCTGGTTTTGTTACCCGTCAAACCAAGGCGCTTTATACCTTTATTATCGTAGCAATTTGTGGCTATTTTACCTTTGCCATTGATGTAGAGAATATCTGGTATCAAGGGCAATTGAATAGTCTCTATCACTATATTTTAGGCACAGCTGCTCTGTGGTGGTTTATCTCTTTATTGATGATAATTGCCTATCCCCGTTTTAGTTCTTTTTGGCGCACACGTAGAGGTATCCAAGGTTTATTTGGGGTGTTAACACTCATACCAACTTGGGTGGCGATAGTGTCATTACGCACCAGTTTGTACGACGTTGATAGTTTTTACGGTGCATCTCTTATTTTTTACGTATTGGGTATCGTATGGGCGGCTGACATTGGTGCATTCTTTGTTGGGGTTAAATTTGGTCGTACTAAGTTGCGTCCAAAAGTATCACCTGGGAAAACGTTTGAAGGCTTAATGGGTGGGGTCGGGGCATCATCACTGATTATTGCCTTTGCTGCATTACATTATGCTGTTGATCCTAGTCGTATCTGGATAAATATTTTGATCGGTGGCTTGACGGTTGCCGTCTCTGCGTTGGGTGATTTGAACGAAAGTATGCTGAAACGTTGCGCAGGTATAAAAGATAGCGGTAATTTATTGCCTGGTCACGGTGGGATTTTAGATCGTATTGACAGCTTAACGGCGGCCTTTCCTGTCTTTGCGTTTTGTTACGTTTCTTGGATGGCCTAA
- the ispC gene encoding 1-deoxy-D-xylulose-5-phosphate reductoisomerase: MQNICILGATGSIGKSTIDVVLRHPDLYRIHALTAHSSVDKLIELAKLCQPKYLVLSDISQFKHAQQALLSAGIKSELLAGAQALADVASADDVDVVMAAIVGGAGLLPTIAAVKAGKKVLLANKESLVMSGEIFMDAVREHNAQLLPIDSEHNAIFQCLPHDYHYGDLASSGISSILLTGSGGPFRETPLGELMQVTPAQACAHPNWDMGQKISVDSATMMNKGLEFIEARWLFGLQSNDIQVVLHPQSIIHSMVQYRDGSVLAQMGNPDMRTPIAHGLAYPKRIDSGVQPLDFQTVSNFSFSLPEPERYPNLYLAIEAANEGQSATTALNAANEVAVAAFLSGHIGFTQIAQVNEQCLTQMGACQLDNIDAIVAWDHECRSAAQQIISSYAREAS, encoded by the coding sequence ATGCAGAATATTTGTATTTTAGGCGCTACAGGCTCCATCGGAAAAAGCACTATCGACGTAGTATTACGCCACCCTGATCTATACCGAATTCATGCGTTAACTGCCCACAGTAGTGTTGATAAACTTATTGAGCTGGCAAAGTTGTGCCAACCTAAATATCTAGTCTTGTCTGATATCAGCCAATTTAAACATGCACAACAAGCGCTTTTATCTGCGGGTATAAAAAGTGAGTTGCTAGCTGGTGCACAAGCATTAGCTGATGTTGCCAGTGCAGATGACGTTGATGTAGTGATGGCTGCTATTGTTGGTGGCGCAGGTTTACTTCCCACCATTGCAGCTGTTAAAGCGGGTAAAAAGGTATTGTTAGCCAATAAAGAATCGTTGGTTATGTCTGGTGAAATCTTTATGGATGCAGTCAGAGAACATAACGCTCAGTTGTTGCCGATAGACAGCGAACATAACGCTATTTTTCAATGCTTACCCCATGATTATCATTACGGTGATTTGGCCTCATCTGGAATAAGCAGTATTTTACTAACGGGTTCAGGGGGGCCATTTAGAGAAACTCCCCTTGGCGAATTAATGCAAGTTACGCCTGCTCAAGCTTGTGCTCATCCTAATTGGGATATGGGCCAAAAGATATCAGTTGATTCAGCAACCATGATGAATAAAGGGCTAGAGTTTATTGAAGCTCGTTGGTTGTTTGGTTTACAAAGCAACGATATCCAAGTGGTTCTGCATCCCCAGAGTATCATTCATTCTATGGTGCAATACCGAGACGGCTCAGTGCTTGCGCAGATGGGAAATCCAGATATGCGCACACCAATAGCGCATGGGCTTGCTTATCCAAAACGTATCGATTCAGGTGTTCAGCCACTTGATTTTCAAACGGTAAGTAATTTTAGTTTTAGTCTTCCTGAGCCTGAGCGCTATCCAAATTTATACCTTGCAATCGAAGCTGCAAACGAGGGGCAATCCGCCACTACGGCGCTAAATGCGGCCAATGAAGTTGCTGTGGCTGCATTTTTATCAGGTCATATAGGTTTTACACAAATCGCTCAGGTAAATGAGCAATGTCTTACGCAAATGGGTGCATGTCAACTCGATAATATAGATGCGATTGTCGCATGGGATCATGAGTGTCGTAGTGCCGCACAGCAGATCATTTCTTCTTATGCACGAGAGGCAAGTTAA
- the rseP gene encoding sigma E protease regulator RseP: MLGFLWSLGSFIVALGILVAVHEWGHFWVARRCGVKVERFSVGFGKALWRRTDKLGTEYVIAAIPLGGYVKMLDERVDEVSEEDLPHAFNRQHVLKRIAIIAAGPLTNFIFAIFALFVMYLIGVQTIKPMLGEIKPDSIASQAGLISGSVITKIGDRETIDWQAVNLELISYIGDDSLPITVSLPNSPVEQTRLLDLSTWQFNPDKDSAIDSLGLSVYRPNILRVVGLVAEDSAAQQLGLKVGDKIQQVDGTTMLNWEQIVSYVAKRPDTDVSIQVLRDDHVVELNGMLGSRQDGDKQIGYLGVSPTLAAWPKGVLFTHQYGPIDAVVQASDKTWRLMTLSIEMLGKLITGDVSVNNLSGPISIAQGAGMSASSGIVYFLSFLALISVNLGIINLLPIPVLDGGHLLYYFIELLRGRPVPDSVQEIGFKIGGLLLLLFMSIAIINDIMRL, from the coding sequence ATGTTGGGCTTTTTATGGAGTTTAGGGTCTTTTATCGTTGCGTTGGGTATTTTAGTCGCCGTACACGAATGGGGACATTTCTGGGTTGCTAGACGTTGCGGTGTAAAAGTTGAACGCTTTTCTGTTGGGTTTGGCAAAGCGCTTTGGCGTCGAACTGACAAACTTGGTACTGAATATGTTATTGCCGCGATCCCTTTGGGCGGCTATGTCAAAATGCTAGATGAGCGTGTGGATGAGGTATCAGAAGAAGATTTACCCCATGCATTTAATCGTCAGCATGTATTAAAGCGAATCGCTATTATCGCAGCCGGGCCACTAACCAATTTCATTTTTGCCATATTCGCGCTGTTTGTGATGTATTTGATTGGTGTACAAACCATCAAGCCAATGCTCGGCGAAATCAAGCCAGACAGTATTGCTAGCCAAGCAGGCTTGATTTCTGGGTCAGTGATTACAAAGATAGGTGATCGTGAAACTATAGATTGGCAAGCGGTGAATCTTGAGTTGATTTCATATATAGGGGACGACAGTTTACCGATTACTGTGTCATTACCAAACAGCCCTGTTGAACAAACGAGATTGTTAGATTTAAGCACTTGGCAATTTAATCCAGATAAAGACTCTGCAATCGATAGTTTAGGCCTATCAGTATACCGTCCCAATATACTGAGAGTCGTAGGTTTAGTGGCCGAGGACTCCGCTGCACAGCAGTTGGGATTGAAGGTCGGCGATAAAATTCAGCAAGTAGATGGAACTACCATGCTAAATTGGGAACAAATAGTGAGCTATGTTGCAAAACGTCCCGATACAGATGTTTCAATTCAGGTGTTAAGAGACGATCATGTTGTTGAATTAAACGGCATGTTAGGCTCTCGCCAAGATGGTGACAAACAAATTGGGTACTTGGGTGTAAGCCCGACGTTAGCAGCATGGCCCAAAGGGGTATTGTTTACGCACCAATATGGTCCTATTGATGCCGTCGTTCAAGCGAGCGATAAAACATGGCGTCTTATGACCCTTAGCATTGAAATGCTAGGCAAGTTAATTACAGGTGATGTATCGGTTAATAACCTTAGTGGACCGATTTCCATTGCCCAAGGTGCTGGGATGAGTGCGAGTTCAGGAATCGTGTATTTTCTGAGCTTTTTAGCGTTAATTAGCGTCAATTTGGGAATTATTAACCTTTTACCCATTCCTGTGCTTGATGGCGGCCACTTACTCTATTACTTTATAGAGCTTTTACGTGGTCGACCCGTGCCGGACTCTGTACAAGAGATTGGTTTTAAAATAGGTGGCTTATTATTACTCCTGTTTATGAGTATCGCCATTATTAACGACATTATGCGTTTATAA